From the Cydia pomonella isolate Wapato2018A chromosome 11, ilCydPomo1, whole genome shotgun sequence genome, one window contains:
- the LOC133522774 gene encoding bursicon isoform X2, with protein MGQECVMTPVVHVLKHPGCQPQLIPSYACVGKCTSYLQVSGSKIWQMERSCNCCQESGEREATVDLYCPEAKKEENRYRKVVTKAPLECMCRPCGIIDSNAIIPQETVGYAEEGPLHNHFRKSF; from the exons GACAGGAATGTGTCATGACTCCAGTGGTGCATGTATTAAAACATCCAGGATGCCAGCCACAGCTGATTCCGTCGTATGCTTGCGTTGGAAAATGCACCAGCTATTTACAG GTATCAGGAAGCAAAATTTGGCAAATGGAACGTTCATGTAATTGTTGCCAGGAATCTGGTGAACGAGAAGCTACGGTTGATTTGTATTGTCCAGAAGCAAAAAAGGAAGAGAATAGATACAGGAAG gTAGTTACAAAAGCGCCACTTGAATGCATGTGCCGTCCTTGTGGTATTATTGATTCAAATGCTATTATTCCACAAGAAACAGTTGGATACGCTGAAGAAGGACCGCTGCATAATCATTTCAGGAAAAGCTTCTAG
- the LOC133522774 gene encoding bursicon isoform X1 → MIHSHVILFSVLFLSTCQIKLSKSSLITQEVELPPGQECVMTPVVHVLKHPGCQPQLIPSYACVGKCTSYLQVSGSKIWQMERSCNCCQESGEREATVDLYCPEAKKEENRYRKVVTKAPLECMCRPCGIIDSNAIIPQETVGYAEEGPLHNHFRKSF, encoded by the exons atgaTACATAGTCACGTTATTTtgttcagtgtattatttttgtcAACATGTCAGATAAAACTAAGCAAATCCAGTCTTATTACCCAAGAAGTTGAGTTACCACCCG GACAGGAATGTGTCATGACTCCAGTGGTGCATGTATTAAAACATCCAGGATGCCAGCCACAGCTGATTCCGTCGTATGCTTGCGTTGGAAAATGCACCAGCTATTTACAG GTATCAGGAAGCAAAATTTGGCAAATGGAACGTTCATGTAATTGTTGCCAGGAATCTGGTGAACGAGAAGCTACGGTTGATTTGTATTGTCCAGAAGCAAAAAAGGAAGAGAATAGATACAGGAAG gTAGTTACAAAAGCGCCACTTGAATGCATGTGCCGTCCTTGTGGTATTATTGATTCAAATGCTATTATTCCACAAGAAACAGTTGGATACGCTGAAGAAGGACCGCTGCATAATCATTTCAGGAAAAGCTTCTAG